A genomic segment from Oncorhynchus clarkii lewisi isolate Uvic-CL-2024 chromosome 12, UVic_Ocla_1.0, whole genome shotgun sequence encodes:
- the LOC139421273 gene encoding non-receptor tyrosine-protein kinase TYK2-like, with product MMSRRGRSKSTRTGSSTGQCEPPQGPGVHVYLFWTKAGERYLTHTDGKVTAEELSISAAQTVGITPLCHVLFSLYDPESHCWYSPNHFFNSEEQTRLTLHYRMRFYFRNWHGLSEKEPSVARYAPRSGTEHVGSPLLEMTSLEYLFCQAKFDFVNDVTPMEDAQGKEELSRFKNESLGMAVLHLSHQALRSGCTLQEVAKSVSFLRCIPRSFSKHIARDNFLTKIRIRRVFADFVKTFQEHTVDVGRLGSQEVMYKYLSTLEHLAPRFGTETFPAAQLELRKDGGDGSGSYLNTSHAHGASDPGNVGPQVMHEVMVSGTKGIQWRKMTVQNPQANSYFGNDYLGNRKSVKQSPLQQEPNSSDTWTSFCDFPEISHITITGANVSIIKQDNFSMEVQMNSSLEALSFVSLLDGYFRLTADAHHYLCHEVAPPRVVLSATNGLHGPMNDDFVLQRLRKEAVEEGAFLVRWSVLDYHRIILAVLNKSQNGQAAIHKQFRILHSGSVFALEGWDREFSSVKELTDSLKTFVLKSGTDNFTVKKCCLPRPAELSNLLVMRQGADQCVQPDSVALCLTQLRFHQIKDKEITQEQHLGRGTRTNIYSGSLLVRGGAEEEEEEDEEDKWNNNLTDCKEIRVVLKILDQSHKDIALAFFETASLMSQVSHSHLVFVHGVSVKGSENIMVEEFVEFGPLDVFLRRERALVTPQWKFTVAKQLASALSYLETKQLVHGNVCAKNILVARRGLEEGTFPFVKLSDPGIALNVLSREERVERIPWIAPECVPSGAPFGRAADQWSFGATLLEICNNGDLPMSGSTLTEKERFYETRSRLTEPSSQELASFISMCLTYEPRERPSFRTVLRELTELQIKNPDISPLESLPDADPNIFLKRYLKKIRDLGEGHFGKVMLYVYDPANDGTGDYVAVKALKHEGGSHLHEGWMKEIEILKSLYHSNIVKYKGCCSELGGQTVQLIMEFLPLGSLREYLAKHRLGVAHSLLFAQQICQGMDYLHSKRYIHRDLAARNVLVENEHLVKIGDFGLTKYIPEGDVYYRVREDGDSPVYWYAIECLKESKFSFSSDIWSFGVTLYEVLTHGDHRQSPPVKFVQMMGNVQGQMTVMVLIKLLEKHNRLPCPRDCPSEVHMLMQHCWDFDPARRPSFKSLMESIEAIRKTYERQPNMWLAQISQ from the exons ATGATGTCTCGACGTGGCCGCTCCAAGAGTACCAGGACAGGGTCATCCACAGGCCAGTGTGAGCCTCCTCAGGGACCAGGCGTCCATGTCTATCTGTTTTGGACCAAGGCAGGGGAGCGCTATCTGACCCACACAGATGGTAAAGTGACAGCCGAGGAGCtttccatctctgcagcacagaCTGTGG GTATCACTCCACTGTGCCATGTCCTGTTTTCCCTGTATGACCCTGAATCCCACTGTTGGTACAGTCCCAACCATTTCTTCAACTCAGAAGAGCAGACAAGACTGACACTCCATTATCGCATgag GTTTTACTTTCGGAATTGGCATGGGTTGAGTGAGAAGGAGCCGTCAGTGGCGCGATATGCCCCACGATCAGGGACAGAGCACGTGGGCTCACCTCTGCTAGAAATGACCTCCCTGGAATACCTCTTCTGCCAG GCAAAGTTTGATTTTGTGAATGATGTTACGCCGATGGAGGATGCTCAAGGAAAGGAAGAGTTGAGTCGCTTTAAGAATGAGAGTCTGGGGATGGCTGTGCTGCACCTCTCTCACCAGGCCCTGCGCTCAGGCTGCACGCTACAGGAAGTGGCCAAGTCTGTCAG CTTCCTGCGCTGCATTCCGAGATCCTTCTCCAAACACATAGCGAGGGACAACTTCCTGACCAAGATCCGTATCCGGCGTGTGTTTGCTGACTTCGTGAAGACCTTCCAGGAGCACACTGTGGACGTAGGACGCCTGGGCTCCCAGGAGGTCATGTATAAATACCTGTCTACTCTGGAGCACCTAGCCCCGCGCTTCGGTACTGAGACCTTCCCCGCGGCCCAACTGGAGCTGAGGAAGGACGGGGGCGACGGGAGCGGCTCCTACCTCAACACCAGCCACGCCCACGGGGCCTCTGACCCTGGGAACGTTGGCCCTCAGGTCATGCATGAGGTCATGGTGTCTGGTACCAAGGGGATTCAGTGGAGGAAGATGACAGTGCAGAAC CCTCAGGCCAACAGTTACTTTGGGAACGATTACTTAGGGAATCGGAAAAGTGTGAAGCAATCGCCCCTCCAGCAAGAACCCAACTCCTCTGACACATGGACATCTTTCTGCGACTTCCCTGAAATCTCCCACATCACCATCACTGGAGCCAACGTCAGCATCATTAAACAGGACAACTTCTCTATG GAGGTTCAAATGAATTCCAGCCTTGAGGCTCTGTCTTTCGTCTCCCTGCTGGACGGGTACTTCCGGCTTACTGCAGACGCACACCACTACCTGTGTCACGAGGTGGCTCCGCCCAGAGTAGTGCTCAGTGCCACCAATGGTCTCCATGGACCAATGAA TGATGACTTTGTGCTGCAGAGACTGAGGAAGGAAGCAGTTGAAGAGGGAGCCTTTCTTGTGCGCTGGAGCGTCCTCGACTACCACCGCATCATATTAGCTGTTCTAAACAAGAGTCAG AATGGACAAGCTGCAATCCACAAGCAGTTCAGGATCCTGCATAGTGGTTCAGTGTTTGCTCTGGAAGGCTGGGACCGGGAGTTCTCCAGTGTCAAGGAGCTCACCGACAGCCTCAAGACCTTTGTGCTCAAGTCTGGCACGGACAATTTCACTGTGAAGAAATGCTGCCTACCCCGACCTGCAG aaCTGTCCAACCTCTTGGTGATGAGGCAGGGTGCGGACCAGTGTGTTCAGCCTGACTCTGTGGCCCTCTGTCTGACTCAGCTGAGGTTCCATCAGATCAAAGACAAGGAGATCACCCAG GAGCAGCATCTGGGCCGTGGGACCAGGACCAACATCTACTCGGGCAGTCTGTTGGTGCGGGgcggagcagaggaggaggaggaggaggatgaggaggacaaGTGGAACAACAATCTTACTGATTGCAAAGAGATCCGAGTGGTTCTTAAGATCTTGGACCAGAGCCACAAGGACATAGCATTA GCGTTCTTTGAAACAGCCAGTCTGATGAGCCAAGTATCTCACAGTCACCTGGTCTTTGTACACGGCGTGTCTGTCAAAGGATCTGAGA ACATCATGGTGGAGGAATTTGTGGAGTTTGGGCCTCTGGATGTGTTCCTGCGAAGGGAAAGGGCGCTGGTCACCCCTCAGTGGAAATTTACTGTAGCCAAACAGCTGGCCAGTGCCCTGAGCTACCTT GAGACTAAACAACTGGTACATGGTAACGTCTGTGCCAAAAACATTCTGGTGGCTCGCCGTGGTCTGGAGGAGGGCACCTTTCCCTTCGTCAAGCTGAGCGATCCAGGCATTGCCCTCAACGTGCTGTCCAGAGAAG AGCGTGTCGAGCGAATTCCATGGATCGCCCCGGAGTGTGTGCCAAGCGGTGCCCCATTCGGCAGAGCTGCTGACCAGTGGAGCTTTGGAGCCACACTGCTGGAGATCTGCAACAATGGAGATTTGCCCATGAGTGGCAGCACGCTCACTGAG AAAGAGCGTTTCTATGAGACGCGGAGTCGCCTCACCGAACCCTCGTCGCAGGAACTGGCCAGCTTCATTAGCATGTGTTTGACCTACGAACCCCGGGAGAGGCCGTCCTTCCGTACTGTGCTTCGAGAGCTCACTGAACTACAGATCAAGA ATCCTGACATATCCCCCCTGGAGTCTCTCCCGGATGCTGACCCCAACATTTTCCTCAAACGCTACTTGAAAAAGATCCGGGACTTAGGGGAG GGTCACTTTGGGAAGGTGATGCTCTATGTGTATGACCCAGCCAACGACGGGACAGGGGACTATGTGGCAGTAAAGGCCCTGAAGCATGAGGGAGGCAGTCATCTCCATGAAGGCTGGATGAAGGAGATTGAGATCCTCAAGTCTCTTTACCACAGCAACATAGTCAAGTACAAGGGCTGCTGCTCTGAGCTGG GAGGGCAGACGGTGCAGCTGATTATGGAGTTCCTACCGCTGGGCAGCCTTAGAGAGTACCTAGCCAAACACCGCCTGGGCGTGGCTCACAGCCTCCTCTTTGCACAGCAGATCTGCCAG GGGATGGATTACCTGCACTCGAAGCGATACATCCACCGGGACTTGGCTGCCCGGAATGTACTGGTGGAGAATGAGCATCTGGTGAAGATCGGGGACTTTGGCCTTACCAAATACATCCCAGAGGGAGATGTTTACTACCGTGTGCGTGAGGATGGAGACAGTCCTGTGTACTG GTATGCGATTGAGTGTCTGAAGGAGAGCAAGTTTTCCTTCTCTTCGGACATTTGGTCCTTTGGCGTGACGCTCTATGAGGTCCTGACCCACGGTGACCATCGTCAGAGCCCTCCAGTG AAGTTTGTTCAGATGATGGGTAACGTGCAGGGTCAGATGACGGTGATGGTGCTGATCAAGCTGCTGGAGAAACACAATAGGTTGCCCTGCCCCCGAGACTGTCCTAGCGAG GTCCACATGTTGATGCAGCATTGTTGGGACTTTGACCCCGCGAGACGGCCATCTTTCAAATCCCTCATGGAGTCCATCGAAGCGATCCGCAAGACATACGAACGGCAACCCAATATGTGGCTGGCCCAAATTAGCCAATGA
- the LOC139421275 gene encoding hsp90 co-chaperone Cdc37-like has protein sequence MTSRIDYSVWDHIEVSDDEDDTHPNIDTPSLFKWRHEARVERMDQFIKAGEDLEKGLAESKRKLTEAQKKTKNLSSSVTDDAKAELSKAQAEEKRLKKEERDWEKKLEDHRREEKKMPWNVDTLCKEGFSKSVMNVKPDVKEETEEQKEQKHKTFVEKYEKEIKHFGMMKRWDDSQKYLSDNPHLVCEETANYLVIMCIDLEVEEKKALMEQVAHQTIVMQFILELAKSLKVDPRGCFRQFFDKIKTADQQYQDAFNDELESFKERVRGRAKIRIERAMKEYEEEERQKRLGPGGLDPAEVYESLPEEMQKCFDEKDIAMLQTVITKLDPTEAKVHMKRCIDSGLWVPNSQADEGDDKEEDATYEALNKEMGEQKIE, from the exons ATGACAAGTAGGATAGACTACAGCGTGTGGGACCACATTGAGGTTTCAGATGATGAAGATGACACTCATCCAAACATCGATACACCCAGCCTTTTCAAATGGAGACATGAG GCGCGTGTGGAACGAATGGACCAGTTCATAAAGGCTGGTGAGGACCTGGAGAAGGGGCTAGCTGAATCTAAGCGCAAGTTGACTGAAGCACAGAAGAAGACCAAGAATCTGTCCAGTTCAGTCACGGACGATGCCAAAGCTGAGCTGAGCAAGGCACAGGCCGAGGAGAAGAGGCTGAAGAAGGAGGAGCGGGACTGGGAGAAGAAACTGGAGGACCACCGGCGGGAAGAGAAGAAGATGCCATGGAATGTAGACACACTCTGCAAGGAGGGCTTCAGCAAG aGTGTTATGAATGTTAAgccagatgtgaaggaggagacCGAGGAGCAGAAAGAGCAGAAACACAAGACCTTTGTGGAGAAGTATGAGAAAGAGATCAAACACTTTG GTATGATGAAACGCTGGGACGACAGCCAGAAGTACCTATCAGACAACCCTCACCTGGTGTGTGAGGAGACGGCCAACTACCTAGTCATCATGTGCATTGacctggaggtggaggag AAGAAAGCGCTGATGGAGCAGGTGGCCCACCAGACTATAGTGATGCAGTTCATCCTGGAGCTGGCTAAGAGCCTGAAGGTGGATCCCCGCGGTTGCTTCCGTCAGTTCTTCGACAAGATAAAG ACTGCAGATCAGCAGTATCAGGATGCCTTCAATGATGAGCTGGAGTCCTTTAAGGAGAGGGTGCGCGGCAGGGCCAAGATCCGCATCGAGAGGGCCATGAAGGAGTacgaagaggaggagagacagaaacgcCTGGGGCCCGGAGGACTGGATCCTGCCGAGGTGTATGAGTCCTTACCTGAG GagatgcagaaatgttttgacgAGAAGGACATTGCCATGTTGCAGACTGTCATCACGAAGCTGGACCCAACG GAGGCTAAGGTCCACATGAAGAGATGCATTGACTCTGGGCTGTGGGTCCCTAACTCACAGGCAGACGAGGGAGACGACAAGGAGGAAGACGCTACTTATGAAGCGCTGAATAAGGAGATGGGCGAACAGAAGATAGAATGA